The genomic stretch ACAAGTCATAGCATTGTGACCAAAATTATCACATTTGGTGCACTTATATGCAACACCAGATCTTCTCTTCCTTGCACCATCCTCTCCACTTTCTCTTATCCTAATCTTCTTAGGTCTACCAGGACCATTTTTATATGCAGGTGGTAGAGGTGGTTCCATCTCAACTTCTGGCCACATATCTTGACCATTGATTGGACTTACTGAAAATCCATAACATAGTGCAAACTTTTCTCTTGTGTAACAAGCATCAACAAATTCATCAGGGTTTTGCTTTCTATAACTCAGAGCAGCTACAGCATGCCTACATGGAATTCCTACTAATTCCCAAAAATTACAACTACATGACCTTTTAGCAATGTCAACAATAAATTCATATGTGTTGTAACTATGTGTAACCTGAAAAGTCTCAGCAATTGACCATGTTGGCAACCAATGACCACTCCTGAACACCTCATTATCTAACCTTCTCCTAGGTATTGGCATCACCTTATGTGGCCAATTTTCTAGTTTACTTGCAGAGGTGGATAACCTATTCATCAGATATTTTCTTATCCACTCACACATTGTGAGTATAGGTTTGTCCCTAGCAGCTAGAATGGTAGCATTAAAAGACTCTGAGATATTATTCATCAATGTATCACATTTAGGGTAAAAAGAAAAGGCATGCTTACACCAGCTTTTGGTAGGAACAGCCATCAACCAAGTCCAAGCATTGGGATCTGCATTCTTCAATTCATTCATCTTTTGGACCCATGCCTGATAGTATGTGGCTTTAGCAGCTCCCATCATTAAATCTCTAATAAGGGCTCCTCCACCAAACCTTTTCTTGAAATTAGCATACAAGTGCCTAAGACATAATCTATGCTCAATAGTATCAGACAATTCTTCAAATACAGCCACAAGTCCCTGATACAAAatagaaattttttcaacatttaGAGAATAGAATAATTTGCAACAGAAAGATAGAGTTAAATACATACCTTTTGTTGATCAGAGATAAATACATATCTTCTATCCTGACCAATGTCCTCCATTAGTAGTTGTATAAACCATCTCCAACTCTCCTTTGTTTCATTTTCAACCACACCAAATGCCAAAGGGAAGTATTGATCATTAGCATCCCTGCCTACAGCAATAAGTAACTGTCCACCATACTTGGTCTTTAAGTGACATCCATCAACCCCCACAAATGGTCTGCATCCATGAATAAAGCCTTTCTTACAGccatcaaaacagaaataaaatgACCCAAACCTTGGTTGTATGGATGGACTAGGTCTTTCTACATTTATCTTCACAGTGTTGCCATGGTTTACCCTTCTTAGTTCTTCTGCATACCTCCATATGGAAGCATACTGATTGTCAGCATCACCTTCAATTATCTTCTTGGCAATTAGCTTAGCCCTCCATGCTTTTGCAACAGTAATACCCACAGAATATGTTTGCCTCATATCTTGGATGATGTCTCTTATCCTGACTGTATCAGAAGTTTGCATCCTCTTTACCACATGCTTGGCCACCCACTTTGAGCTAGCAGACTTGTTGTTCAAAACCCTAGCACATGTGTGCTTATGTACAAGTGTTTTTATAGCAAAAGTCTCCTTGTGGCCCACCTTAGAGCATAAGACTAAAAACCCACATTTATGCTTACACACCACCCTTACCCTATCTCCCTCATTTTTCACAAAAGAAATTTCCCTCCCATTAAGCACTGACCACTCACGGATAGCTGCCCTAAAGTCATCAAGTGTGTTGAATTCCATACCCCACTTGAATATAAAGTCTTTGTTTAGATGCTCTTTCCTAAACCTAGCATACTTGGGCCTTTCTTCATCACAAGAATCATCTGGGTCAGAACTATTCAACTCATCACTATAGTATACATCATCTGAATCCATACTCTTATTGGGCTCCTCCATACTGTTATTGGGCTCCCACCTAATAGGCTTAGTAACATCTATTCCTTCAAAACCATCAAAGTAAGCAGTAGCTCTTTCATCTTCACTGTCATCTAACCCCTCTACCTTCTCCTCATCTAACCCATCAATTCCATTATCAGGGGGGTggtcatcatcattcacacatttagGTTCCCTATCAGCAGGGTCCATGTTCCCAGTACTATGTTCAACATACAAATCTCCTTTCACataaaatcatcaacaacatcatcatcttTCCTAATCAGAAAAAAACCATCTTGAATTTCTAAAACTTTTGTCCATACCCTAACACAATCAGCCTTATACCCTAACCTACTCAACAACTTCTCAATGTTATCCATGTTCCAATTTGAAACATGTATCCCATTAACTGTCGTATCCGTACCCCCTCTGTATATAATTTCTTCTTCAAAAACCCTGTAAAATTCACCCCCATGGTGGAGTGTAACACTAAAGTGTTGTGAATCCTGTCAATATATTATACCCACATGTCAAAGATTGTTGATTTCAAAATTTTACCCTACGACATTGATGAACTTCAAATTTTTACTAACCTCGGACTTTGGACACTTAACTGAGCTCGTCTTCACTGAGCTGGATCGCTTCTTCGTATTCGCTGAGGTTgtcttcatcttcgtcttcacAGCGGTCGTCTTTCTCGTTTGCTTCGTTCCCTGCattcttcttcttcgtcttcgTCTTCCCCTGGAAATTTCGTCTTCGTCTTCCCTGCTATGTTCAGAACCCTAATTTTCTAAGGGGGTATTTGAAATTAAAAAGTGTAAAATGACACATAATCActttaacaaaattaaaaatatgccAGGTGTAGGACCTCTTATTAGATTCCATGCCACCTGGATATTAGGGGGTTCTATGAAGGAATCTACATAACATAAGGGGGGgtttacaaaaaatatttttacagGGGGGTAATCCTAAACTCGCTAACATTACAGGGGGGAAAAGTGTATTTAACCCTTTATTTTTTAAACATTCACAAGGAGGAAAGCTGACTGTACTtcttgtttatgttgatgatattattgtTACAGGAGATGATTTGATTGAGAGACATTTCCTCAAAGAGAAATTATCAGCAGAGTTTGAGATGAAAGACCTTGGGCAACTCAAGTATTTCTTGGGAATTGAGGTAGCCTACTCAAAGCAAGGATTCTTTATTTCTCAAAGGAAGTATGTGCTTGATGTAACACCCTTcaaaaataccccaaatatttagttaaatagcaatatatcaatcagagtaattatgcaattaagggtgtcacacaatcatttcacaccattcaccataataactgtcatgctctttttaattaattctaaacataaagtatttgcacaatacgcagcggatagaaatcaaatcaatcatgcaaaacatgtaacacgTTACATgttaaattattcaacaagttaaaacatcccgtcccgatgttacatctatcagagcatgacccactaaggagactacactagactccaagcactagcttctactcaatcactgctcgttacctgaaaaatagttataagggtgagttcctcaatcgatataataagcattataaaatatcatgcaatgttaagtaatttaacacatcaatcaccctaatcatatcacacatgcagtaacggcacatcaactcaaatatcatactcaatgccaacacaattcatactcaatgccaacacaaacacacgcataatattggaatacatccattcatattatacgtcatacatacattatgcaatgagactccatgcatgcggtaccgactattcgtgaacatatagttcaacttcaccgaccaaatccaggtacggctaccaagctcactagtcccactcatttgagacctagtgactcacatcactaattcctcaccatgggaattagctaccaccccaagggccatgctatgcacgctaatcacctagcatgcaaacatcaacaacagtccaaaatgactaacatcactaattcctcaccatgggaattagctaccaccataaaggccacattatgctatgccaaatcacctagcatgcaacctcaacaacaatccacaatggacctatgctcacactctaagccataaaacagttcatccacaattacatacataacatatacattcacaacattatgcatattttcacacatcatcatCATATTTATCACCTAATCATgttatgtcatgccaaataattcagtcacagtattagcacactctactaatacctatcctactcaaagcaacgggaaataatccctactatatcacacaccgatacaggtcaatcaccaattatgttcacaacattaaaataccaattttcccacttttcaacagtgttaaccggttaacgccctgggttaaccggttaacgcagaccaaaacacgcttcctggcaaaacttaacagtgttaaccggttaacgccctgggttaaccggttaacgcaaacagaacaacaattttcacaaatcacaacagtgttaaccggttaacgccctgggttaaccggttaacgcaagcaaaacagcaatacttcacaattcctaacagtgttaaccggttaacaccctgggttaaccggttaacgcaagacagaaagctgttcctgcgctaacacgaagcagaatgcagaattctccgcattttccgccgttggaggacttccggacctccgatttcaattccgtaaaaagctacactttcgggaaatcaagactcatccaattacagagtcaattacagctttaacacaacttatccaacaccatttttcagcattcaacatcccaattagggtcaaatcaatggcttatcactacccattacatgttaacccataatacccattaaacgacgataaaccccccttacctgagttaatccggcgaatctttaagcttcaagcttttctcttctccaaccttcttcctcttgctctgcctctttgcccttttcctcttttcagccgcttctctgctttcacgtgaaaactctttttaccaaaatggaactctttttcttatttccaacttatatatattttccaataattattattccaataataataataataataatccaataattccaattatttaattaaattaataaatataatattaacttaaattaaataattatcttatttttatcggggtgttacaactctcccccactaaaagagttttcgtcctcgaaaacatacctcaagcgaataactccggataagactccttcatctgactctcaagttcccaagtcacattgccacctgctggtcctccccaagctacctttaccaaagcaatctctttaccccgcaactgcttcaactctcgatcctcgatcctcataggtgatgtttcaacagtcaggttatctctcacctgtacatcatctacttggaccacatgcgacggatcaggaatgtacctcctcaactgagacacatgaaaaacctcatgcaaattcgcaagtgacggcggtaaagcgatacgataggctacctcccctatcctctccaaaatctgataaggaccaataaatcgaggtgtcaacttcttcgacttcaaagctcgaccaaccccagttatcggagtaacacgaagaaacacatgatctccctcttggaactcaagtgacttcctcctcttgtcgtgataactcttctgacgactctgagcaatcctcatcttctcctgaatcatcttaatcttttctgtagtctgttgaacaatctccggtccaaccacagcactctcaccggactcataccaacataaaggcgtccgacatctcctaccatacaaagcttcaaacggtgccataccaatgctcgaatgaaaactattgttgtaggtaaactcaatcaaaggtaagtaacaatcccaagcacctcccttttccaaaacacaagctctcaaaagatcttctagtgactgaatcgtcctctcagtctgaccatcagtctgcggatgatatgcagaactcaatctcagcttagttcccaaagccctctgcaaaccttcccagaacttcgatgtaaatctaggatctctgtccgaaacaatactcgacggaataccatgcaaacttacaattttctcaatatacaactcagctaatctctctaacggataatccattctgatcggaatgaaatgagccgattttgtcaatctgtcaacaatcacccaaatagcttcaaaattcttaatcgtcctcggtaaacccgaaacaaaatccatactgatactatcccacttccactctggaatagccaacggttgcattagcccagacggcttctgatgctcaatcttcgacttctgacaagtcaaacaaaaataaacaaaactcgcaatgtctcttttcattcccggccaccaaaatagctttttcaaatcatgatacatcttcgtagccccaggatgaatactcaggccactacgatgtccttcctcaagaatactcttcttaagctcggtaacatccggaatacacacccgattaccaaatttcaaaacaccattcttatcaactctgaattcaccaccttgaccttgattcactagagtcaacttatcaaccaaaagcacatcggatttctgaccctctctgatctcatccagaataccactcgttaacttcaacattcccagtttaacactattgtgagtactctcacacaccaaactcaagtctctaaactgctcaattaaatccaattccttaaccattaacatagacatatgcaatgatttccgactcaatgcatcagccactacgtttgctttacccggatggtaattcaaaccaaagtcataatccttcagaaactctaaccatctcctctgtctcatattcagctctttctgatcaaacaaatactttaaacttttatggtcactgaaaacctcaaatcttgacccgtacaagtaatgcctccataacttcagaacaaataccacgactgccaactctaaatcgtgtgtcggatagttcctctcatgaaccctcagttgtctcgaagcataagctataacctgcttgttctgcatcaacacaccacccaaacccaacaatgaagcatcacagtaaacctcaaatgattccgacgaactcggtaatatcagaataggagcagtagtcaaccttctctttaactcttggaaaccttcttcacattttgagtcccaaacaaacgcttgcccctttctagtcaacatcgtcaacggtaacgccaacttagaaaatccctcgatgaacttcctataatatcctgcaagtccaagaaaactccttatctcagaaactgacttcggagcttcccacttagataccgcttctatcttagaaggatcaacagcaacaccacctcttgaaatcacatgaccaagaaaactaacctcttctaaccaaaattcacacttagacagtttagcaaataacttcttttctcgtagaactcctaaaaccactctcaaatgctcagcatgctcttcttcagatttcgaatacaccaaaatatcgtcaataaacaccacaacaaactgatctaggtacggatggaaaatcctattcatatactccataaatactccaggcgcattagtcacaccaaaaggcattacagaatactcataatgtccataccttgttctgaaagcagtcttctgaatatcctcagctttcacacgtatctgatgataacccgatctcaaatctattttgctgaacacactcgcaccaaccaactgatccatcaaatcatcaattctcggcaaaggataccgattcttgattgtcactttattcagttgcctgtagtccacacacaacctcatagtaccttctttcttcttaaccaataacactggtgcaccccacggtgacacactcggacgaataaatttcttatccaacagatcttccaactgactcttcaattcagttaactcaacagcagacatacggtacggagccattgacaccggcctagtaccaggtaccaaatcgatcgagaactcaacttcacgctctggcggtaattcattcacttcttccggaaacacatcaggaaaatcacacaccacagctagatcgcaaatcaccagtttatctttagcctccaaagtcgctaacagcataaacaactctgccccatctgctactgcctcattcacctgcctcgctgatagaaacaaactctttccttcctcaatctcaggaaaaatcacagtcttatcaaaacagttgatataaactcggttaaacaccaaccagttcatacccaagataacatcaatctgcactagtgggagacacacgaggtccatcccaaagtctctaccaaaaatactcaaaggacaatttaaacaaactgaagtagtagtcactgaacccttcgcaggagtatcaatcaccatacttccatgcatctcagatatctctaatctaagtttcacagcacaatccaaagatataaaggaatgagtagcacctgtgtcaataatagctacaagaggaaagccattaatataacacgtacctcggatcaaacgatcatctgcagaagtctcagaacccgataaagcaaagaccttgcctcccgactggttctctttcttcggcttaggacactgtgggctaatatgacccacctctccatagttgaaacaagtcatagtcttcaaccggcactctgcagccaagtgaccacctttgccacatttgaaacacttcttctcagcactggtacactcatggaaacgatgtccagcctgaccacatctgtaacacttagcaggggcactggagtctcccccactaggcctcttcatcccactctgtcgctggaaacctttgccagctgcatacggtttcccacgatcattctgattcttgcctttcctatcaaccctctgctgatagctttccgctctggctttggtatcctgttcaaaaatcctgcaacagtcaaccaaatcagaaaacaatctaatccgctgatatccaatagcctgcttgatctcgggacgtaacccgttctcaaacttcacacattttgagaattccccagtagcctcatcatagggagtgtaatacttcgacagctctgtgaacttagcagcatactcagtaacagaccgattgccctgcttcaattctaagaactctatctctttctttcctctgacatcctctggaaagtacttcctcaggaatctctctctgaacacagcccaagtgatctcagcattcccagcagattccaactcagtgcgggtaacaacccaccaatcatctgcttcctctgacagcatatgcgtaccgaacctgaccttctggttatcggcacactcagtcactcggaagatcctctcgatctccttcaaccacttctgagcaccatctggatcgtatgctcccttgaacattggaggattgttcttctggaactcactcagttgacgagcagctcccattcccacaacattcggattccctccaagtactccagctagcatacccagagcctcagcaatcgcagcatcgtctctacctcttccagccatctctattctgaaaacccaaacaagctaaaacaataagtactgatagggttacacaacacctatcccgtacagggaaaacagaataattacgactcgactcgaccgactatgctctgataccactaatgtaacacccttcaaaaataccccaaatatttagttaaatagcaatatatcaatcagagtaattatgcaattaagggtgtcacacaatcatttcacaccattcaccataataactgtcatgctctttttaattaattctaaacataaagtatttgcacaatacgcagcggatagaaatcaaatcaatcatgcaaaacatgtaacacgTTACATgttaaattattcaacaagttaaaacatcccgtcccgatgttacatctatcagagcatgacccactaaggagactacactagactccaagcactagcttctactcaatcactgctcgttacctgaaaaatagttaTAAGGctgagttcctcaatcgatataataagcattataaaatatcatgcaatgttaagtaatttaacacatcaatcaccctaatcatatcacacatgcagtaacggcacatcaactcaaatatcatactcaatgccaacacaattcatactcaatgccaacacaaacacacgcataatattggaatacatccattcatattatacgtcatacatacattatgcaatgagactccatgcatgcggtaccgactattcgtgaacatatagttcaacttcaccgaccaaatccaggtacggctaccaagctcactagtcccactcatttgagacctagtgactcacatcactaattcctcaccatgggaattagctaccaccccaagggccatgctatgcacgctaatcacctagcatgcaaacatcaacaacagtccaaaatgactaacatcactaattcctcaccatgggaattagctaccaccataaaggccacattatgctatgccaaatcacctagcatgcaacctcaacaacaatccacaatggacctatgctcacactctaagccataaaacagttcatccacaattacatacataacatatacattcacaacattatgcatattttcacacatcatcatCATATTTATCACCTAATCATgttatgtcatgccaaataattcagtcacagtattagcacactctactaatacctatcctactcaaagcaacgggaaataatccctactatatcacacaccgatacaggtcaatcaccaattatgttcacaacattaaaataccaattttcccacttttcaacagtgttaaccggttaacgccctgggttaaccggttaacgcagaccaaaacacgcttcctggcaaaacttaacagtgttaaccggttaacgccctgggttaaccggttaacgcaaacagaacagcaattttcacaaatcacaacagtgttaaccggttaacgccctgggttaaccggttaacgcaagcaaaacagcaatacttcacaattcctaacaatgttaaccggttaacaccctgggttaaccggttaacgcaagacagaaagctgttcttgcgctaacacgaagcagaatgcagaattctccgcattttccgccgttggaggacttccggacctccgatttcaattccgtaaaaagctacactttcgggaaatcaagactcatccaattacagagtcaattacagctttaacacaacttatccaacaccatttttcagcattcaacatcccaattagggtcaaatcaatggcttatcactacccattacatgttaatccataatacccattaaacgacgataaaccccccttacctgagttaatccggcgaatctttaagcttcaagcttttctcttctccaaccttcttcctcttgctctgcctctttgcccttttcctcttttcagccgcttctctgctttcacgtgaaaactctttttaccaaaatggaactctttttcttatttccaacttatatatattttccaataataataataataataatccaataattccaattatttaattaaattaataaatataatattaacttaaattaaataattatcttatttttatcggggtgttacacttgATCTTTTGCAGGAAACTGGCAAACATGGATGCAAACATGCAAGTGTTCCCATTGAACAAAATCACAGGATAAGCCTTGAGGAGGAAAGTGACAAAGTTGACAAGGGTCAATATCAGAGATTAGTGGGAAAATTGATTTACTTGGCACACACTATACCAGATTTGGCATATGCAGTCAGTGTGGTGAGTCAATTCATGCATGATCCGAGGGTGAGACATTTGCAGGTTGTAGACCGCGTTCTACAATATCTTAAAGCAACTCCAGGGAGAGGACTTTTGTTTAAAAGAGGTGGAAATCTAACCATGGAGACTTACACTGATGCGGATTATGCCGGATTAGTGAGTGACAGAAGATCTACGTCAAGTTATTGTACTTTTCTGTGTGGTAACCTTGTAGCTTGGAGGAGTAAGAAGCAAAGTGTAGTTGCTCGAT from Lathyrus oleraceus cultivar Zhongwan6 chromosome 7, CAAS_Psat_ZW6_1.0, whole genome shotgun sequence encodes the following:
- the LOC127104420 gene encoding uncharacterized protein LOC127104420; amino-acid sequence: MDPADREPKCVNDDDHPPDNGIDGLDEEKVEGLDDSEDERATAYFDGFEGIDVTKPIRWEPNNSMEEPNKSMDSDDVYYSDELNSSDPDDSCDEERPKYARFRKEHLNKDFIFKWGMEFNTLDDFRAAIREWSVLNGREISFVKNEGDRVRVVCKHKCGFLVLCSKVGHKETFAIKTLVHKHTCARVLNNKSASSKWVAKHVVKRMQTSDTVRIRDIIQDMRQTYSVGITVAKAWRAKLIAKKIIEGDADNQYASIWRYAEELRRVNHGNTVKINVERPSPSIQPRFGSFYFCFDGCKKGFIHGCRPFVGVDGCHLKTKYGGQLLIAVGRDANDQYFPLAFGVVENETKESWRWFIQLLMEDIGQDRRYVFISDQQKGLVAVFEELSDTIEHRLCLRHLYANFKKRFGGGALIRDLMMGAAKATYYQAWVQKMNELKNADPNAWTWLMAVPTKSWCKHAFSFYPKCDTLMNNISESFNATILAARDKPILTMCEWIRKYLMNRLSTSASKLENWPHKVMPIPRRRLDNEVFRSGHWLPTWSIAETFQVTHSYNTYEFIVDIAKRSCSCNFWELVGIPCRHAVAALSYRKQNPDEFVDACYTREKFALCYGFSVSPINGQDMWPEVEMEPPLPPAYKNGPGRPKKIRIRESGEDGARKRRSGVAYKCTKCDNFGHNAMTCKATTQDPNALKRKRKPKKGHVPTATDMPTANDMPTASDMPAPTATDMTVPTNVPVPTATDMPAPTATDMTVPTNVPVPTASDMPAPTATDMTVPTNVPVPTDPQPPTDMPVPTIMSQTGSSVAASITKQSRKRVEKKPIIKRRQRPKEKAKVFNYIHLEFCTEKFSDEFAILLFHYDITFFCHYW